A window of Diospyros lotus cultivar Yz01 chromosome 14, ASM1463336v1, whole genome shotgun sequence contains these coding sequences:
- the LOC127790227 gene encoding 5-methyltetrahydropteroyltriglutamate--homocysteine methyltransferase-like isoform X1: protein MASHIVGYPRMGPKRELKFALESFWDGNSSADDLKKVAADLRESIWKQMASAGIKHIPSNTFSYYDQVLDTTAMLGAVPPRYGWTGGEIGFDTYFSMARGNASVPAMEMTKWFDTNYHFIVPELGPHIKFSYASQKAVDEYKEAKGHGVDTVPVLIGPVSYLLLSKPTKGVEKSFDLLSLLDKILPIYQEVVVELKAAGASWIQFDEPTLVQDLESHQLQAFTTAYSQLESSLSGLNVLIQTYFANVPPEPFKTLTTLKGATAFGFDLVRGTKTLDLIKGGLPEGKYLFAGVVDGRNIWANDLATSLSILETLEGTVGKDKLVVSTSCSLLHTAVDLVNETKLDDELKSWLAFAAQKVVEVNALAKALAGQKDEEFFSANAAAQASRKSSPVVTNVAVQKATANLKKGPYPSRPTNVSARLDAQQKKLNLPVLPTTTIGSFPQTIELRRVRREYKANKISEEDYVKVIKEEISKVVKIQEELDIDVLVHGGPERNDMVEYFGEQLSGFAFTVNGWVQSYGSRCVKPPIIYGDVSRPNPMTVFWSSAAQSMTARPMKGMLTGPLTILNLSFVRNYQPRFTTCYQIALAIKDEVEDLEKAGINVVQIDDPGLWESLPFRKVEQAAYLHWAVDCVRITNCGVKDTTQIHTHICYSNVNDIIHSIVDMDADVITIENSSSHKKLFPVFHQGVKYGAGIGPGVFDIQSPGIPSTEEMADRINKMLLVLGPSELWVNPGCGLETRKHTEVKLALQNMVAAAKQIRTLLADANADSEWRRVIGYARLLSLNQ, encoded by the exons ATGGCCTCCCACATCGTCGGATATCCTCGCATGGGCCCAAAGAGAGAGCTGAAGTTTGCTTTGGAATCTTTCTGGGATGGGAACAGCAGTGCCGATGACTTGAAAAAGGTGGCAGCTGATCTGAGAGAATCCATCTGGAAGCAGATGGCTAGTGCTGGAATCAAGCACATTCCCAGCAACACATTTTCTTACTATGATCAAGTGCTTGACACAACAGCGATGCTTGGAGCTGTTCCCCCCAGATATGGTTGGACTGGTGGTGAGATCGGATTTGACACTTACTTCTCCATGGCCAGAGGAAATGCCTCTGTACCTGCTATGGAGATGACCAAGTGGTTTGACACCAACTA CCACTTCATTGTCCCCGAGTTGGGGCCTCATATCAAGTTTTCTTATGCTTCTCAAAAGGCAGTGGACGAGTACAAGGAAGCTAAGGGG CATGGAGTAGATACCGTTCCAGTACTTATTGGCCCGGTTTCCTACTTATTGCTCTCAAAACCCACAAAGGGAGTAGAGAAATCATTTGATCTCCTCTCCCTCCTGGACAAAATCCTTCCAATCTACCA GGAAGTTGTAGTGGAGTTGAAGGCAGCTGGTGCATCATGGATTCAGTTTGATGAGCCCACCCTTGTGCAGGATCTTGAATCTCACCAATTGCAAGCATTCACCACTGCCTACTCTCAGCTAGAATCATCCCTTTCTGGCCTCAATGTTCTCATTCAGACTTACTTTGCCAATGTTCCTCCTGAGCCATTTAAAACACTTACTACTCTGAAGGGTGCTACTGCCTTTGGGTTTGATTTGGTTCGTGGAACAAAAACCCTTGACTTGATCAAGGGTGGTTTGCCAGAGGGTAAATACCTGTTTGCTGGTGTGGTTGATGGAAGAAACATCTGGGCCAATGATCTCGCAACATCTCTTAGCATCTTGGAGACCCTTGAGGGCACTGTGGGGAAAG ATAAGCTTGTAGTCTCTACATCTTGCTCGCTTCTCCACACCGCTGTTGACCTCGTTAATGAGACCAAGTTGGACGATGAACTCAAATCATGGCTAGCATTTGCCGCTCAAAAAGTTGTTGAAGTGAATGCCTTGGCGAAGGCATTGGCTGGTCAGAAGGATGAG GAATTCTTCTCTGCTAATGCTGCTGCTCAGGCTTCAAGGAAGTCCTCCCCAGTGGTCACCAATGTAGCCGTTCAAAAAGCC ACTGCTAATTTGAAGAAGGGTCCTTACCCAAGCCGGCCTACAAATGTCAGTGCCAGACTGGATGCTCAACAGAAGAAGCTTAACCTGCCAGTCTTGCCTACCACCACTATTGGTTCTTTCCCTCAAACAATTGAACTCAGAAGAGTGCGCCGTGAATATAAGGCTAATAA GATCTCTGAGGAAGATTACGTTAAGGTTATCAAGGAGGAAATCAGCAAAGTTGTCAAGATCCAGGAAGAGCTTGATATTGATGTCCTGGTTCACGGAGGGCCTGAG agaaatgatatggttgaGTACTTCGGAGAGCAATTGTCCGGTTTTGCCTTCACCGTTAATGGGTGGGTTCAATCATATGGATCTCGCTGCGTGAAGCCACCAATCATCTACGGTGATGTGAGCCGCCCCAATCCGATGACCGTCTTCTGGTCCAGTGCGGCTCAGAGCATGACTGCTCGCCCAATGAAGGGAATGCTCACGGGTCCACTGACCATTCTGAACTTGTCTTTTGTCCGAAATTACCAGCCCAG ATTTACAACCTGCTATCAGATTGCTTTGGCCATTAAGGATGAAGTAGAGGATCTTGAGAAAGCTGGCATCAATGTCGTCCAAATTGACGATCCCGGTTTGTGGGAGAGTTTACCTTTTAGGAAGGTGGAGCAAGCTGCCTACTTGCATTGGGCAGTTGACTGCGTCAGAATCACAAACTGCGGTGTCAAGGACACTACCCAG ATCCACACCCACATATGCTATTCCAACGTCAATGACATTATCCACTCCATCGTCGACATGGATGCCGATGTCATCACCATCGAGAACTCCAGCTCTCACAAGAAGCTCTTCCCTGTTTTCCACCAGGGAGTGAAGTACGGTGCCGGAATCGGCCCCGGCGTCTTTGACATTCAGAGTCCAGGAATACCGTCAACCGAGGAGATGGCGGACAGAATCAACAAGATGCTGCTAGTGTTGGGGCCTAGTGAGTTGTGGGTGAACCCAGGCTGTGGTCTTGAGACTCGCAAGCATACTGAAGTGAAGCTAGCCCTGCAGAACATGGTGGCTGCTGCCAAGCAGATCCGCACCCTGCTTGCCGATGCCAACGCCGATTCCGAATGGCGCAGGGTTATAGGGTACGCCAGACTCCTCTCGCTTAATCAGTGA
- the LOC127790227 gene encoding 5-methyltetrahydropteroyltriglutamate--homocysteine methyltransferase-like isoform X3, whose product MASAGIKHIPSNTFSYYDQVLDTTAMLGAVPPRYGWTGGEIGFDTYFSMARGNASVPAMEMTKWFDTNYHFIVPELGPHVKFSYASHKAVDEYKEAKGHGVDTVPVLIGPVSYLLLSKPAKGVEKSFDLLSLLGKILPIYQEVVAELKAAGASWIQFDEPTLVKDLESHQLQAFTTAYSQLESSLSGLNVLVETYFANVPPEAFKTLTTLKGVTAFGLDLVRGTKTLDLIKGGLPEGKYLFAGVVDGRNIWANDFATSLSILESLEGTVGKDKLVVSTSCSLLHTAVDLVNETKLDDELKPWLAFAAQKVVEVNALAKALAGQKDEEFFSANSAAQASRKSSPMVTNEAVQKVTADLKKGPYPSRPTNVSARLDAQQKKLNLPVLPTTTIGSFPQTIELRRLRREYKAKKIYEEDYVKAIKEEISKVVKIQEELDIDVLVHGGPERNDMVEYFGEQLSGFAFTVNGWVQSYGSRCVKPPIIYGDVSRPNPMTVFWSSAAQSMTARPMKGMLTGPLTILNLSFVRNDQPRFTTCYQIALAIKDEVEDLEKAGIHVVQIDDPGLWEGLPFRKLEQTAYLHWAVDCFRITNCGVKDTTQIHTHIWYSNVNDIIHSIIDMDADVITIENPRSHEKLLSVFHEGVKYGAGIGPGVFDIQRPGIPSTKEIADRINKMLLVLAPNKLWVNPGCSLETRKHTEVKPALQNMVAAAKQIRTLLVDANANSEWRRFIRYTRLPLA is encoded by the exons ATGGCTAGTGCTGGAATCAAGCACATTCCCAGCAACACATTTTCTTACTATGATCAAGTGCTTGACACAACAGCGATGCTTGGAGCTGTTCCCCCCAGATATGGTTGGACTGGTGGTGAGATCGGATTTGACACTTACTTCTCCATGGCCAGAGGAAATGCCTCTGTACCTGCTATGGAGATGACCAAGTGGTTTGACACCAACTA CCACTTCATTGTCCCCGAGTTGGGGCCTCATGTCAAGTTTTCTTACGCTTCTCACAAGGCAGTGGATGAGTACAAGGAAGCCAAGGGG CATGGAGTAGATACTGTTCCAGTACTTATTGGCCCCGTTTCCTACTTATTGCTCTCAAAACCTGCAAAGGGAGTAGAGAAATCATTTGATCTCCTCTCCCTCCTGGGCAAAATCCTTCCAATCTACCA GGAAGTTGTAGCGGAGTTGAAGGCAGCTGGTGCATCATGGATTCAGTTTGATGAGCCCACCCTTGTGAAGGATCTTGAATCTCACCAATTGCAAGCATTCACCACTGCCTACTCTCAGCTAGAATCATCCCTTTCTGGCCTGAATGTTCTCGTTGAAACTTACTTCGCCAATGTTCCTCCTGAGGCATTTAAAACCCTTACTACTCTGAAGGGTGTTACTGCCTTTGGTTTGGATTTGGTTCGTGGAACAAAAACTCTTGACTTGATCAAGGGTGGTTTGCCAGAGGGTAAATACCTGTTTGCTGGTGTGGTTGATGGAAGAAACATCTGGGCCAATGATTTCGCTACATCTCTTAGCATCTTGGAATCCCTTGAGGGCACTGTGGGGAAAG ATAAGCTTGTTGTCTCTACATCTTGCTCACTTCTCCACACCGCTGTTGATCTTGTTAATGAGACCAAGCTGGACGATGAACTCAAACCATGGCTAGCATTTGCCGCTCAAAAAGTTGTTGAAGTGAATGCCTTGGCGAAGGCATTGGCTGGTCAGAAGGATGAG GAATTCTTCTCTGCTAATTCTGCTGCTCAGGCTTCAAGGAAGTCCTCCCCAATGGTCACCAATGAAGCCGTTCAAAAAGTC ACTGCTGATTTGAAGAAGGGTCCTTACCCAAGCCGGCCTACAAATGTCAGTGCCAGACTGGATGCTCAACAGAAGAAGCTTAACCTGCCAGTCTTGCCTACCACCACTATTGGTTCTTTCCCCCAAACAATTGAACTCAGAAGACTGCGCCGTGAATATAAGGCTAAGAA GATCTACGAGGAAGATTACGTTAAGGCTATCAAGGAGGAAATCAGCAAAGTTGTCAAAATCCAGGAAGAGCTTGATATTGATGTCTTGGTTCACGGAGGGCCTGAG agaaatgatatggttgaGTACTTCGGAGAGCAATTGTCCGGTTTTGCCTTCACCGTTAATGGGTGGGTTCAATCATATGGATCTCGCTGCGTGAAGCCACCAATCATCTACGGTGATGTGAGCCGCCCCAATCCGATGACCGTCTTCTGGTCCAGTGCGGCTCAGAGCATGACTGCTCGCCCAATGAAGGGAATGCTCACGGGTCCACTGACCATTCTGAACTTGTCTTTTGTCCGAAATGACCAGCCCAG ATTTACAACCTGCTATCAGATTGCTTTGGCCATTAAGGATGAAGTAGAGGATCTTGAGAAAGCTGGCATCCATGTCGTCCAAATTGATGATCCCGGTTTGTGGGAGGGTTTGCCTTTTAGGAAGTTGGAGCAAACTGCCTACTTGCACTGGGCAGTTGACTGCTTCAGAATCACAAACTGCGGTGTCAAGGACACTACCCAG ATCCACACCCACATATGGTATTCCAACGTCAATGACATTATCCACTCCATCATCGACATGGATGCCGATGTCATCACCATCGAGAACCCCCGCTCTCACGAGAAGCTCCTCTCTGTTTTTCACGAGGGAGTGAAGTACGGTGCCGGAATCGGCCCCGGCGTCTTTGACATTCAGCGTCCGGGAATACCGTCAACCAAGGAGATTGCGGACAGAATCAACAAGATGCTGCTAGTGTTGGCGCCTAATAAGTTGTGGGTGAACCCAGGCTGTAGTCTCGAGACGCGCAAGCATACTGAAGTGAAGCCAGCCCTGCAGAACATGGTGGCTGCTGCCAAGCAGATCCGCACCCTGCTTGTCGATGCCAACGCCAATTCCGAATGGCGCAGGTTTATACGGTACACCAGACTGCCCCTGGCTTAA
- the LOC127790227 gene encoding 5-methyltetrahydropteroyltriglutamate--homocysteine methyltransferase-like isoform X2: protein MASHIVGYPRMGPKRELKFALESFWDGKSSADDLKKVAADLRESIWKQMATAGIKYIPSNTFSYYDQVLDTTAMLGAVPPRYNWTGGEIGFDTYFSMARGNASVPAMEMTKWFDTNYHFIVPELGPHVKFSYASHKAVDEYKEAKGHGVDTVPVLIGPVSYLLLSKPAKGVEKSFDLLSLLGKILPIYQEVVAELKAAGASWIQFDEPTLVKDLESHQLQAFTTAYSQLESSLSGLNVLVETYFANVPPEAFKTLTTLKGVTAFGLDLVRGTKTLDLIKGGLPEGKYLFAGVVDGRNIWANDFATSLSILESLEGTVGKDKLVVSTSCSLLHTAVDLVNETKLDDELKPWLAFAAQKVVEVNALAKALAGQKDEEFFSANSAAQASRKSSPMVTNEAVQKVTADLKKGPYPSRPTNVSARLDAQQKKLNLPVLPTTTIGSFPQTIELRRLRREYKAKKIYEEDYVKAIKEEISKVVKIQEELDIDVLVHGGPERNDMVEYFGEQLSGFAFTVNGWVQSYGSRCVKPPIIYGDVSRPNPMTVFWSSAAQSMTARPMKGMLTGPLTILNLSFVRNDQPRFTTCYQIALAIKDEVEDLEKAGIHVVQIDDPGLWEGLPFRKLEQTAYLHWAVDCFRITNCGVKDTTQIHTHIWYSNVNDIIHSIIDMDADVITIENPRSHEKLLSVFHEGVKYGAGIGPGVFDIQRPGIPSTKEIADRINKMLLVLAPNKLWVNPGCSLETRKHTEVKPALQNMVAAAKQIRTLLVDANANSEWRRFIRYTRLPLA, encoded by the exons ATGGCCTCCCACATCGTCGGATATCCTCGCATGGGCCCAAAGAGAGAGCTGAAGTTTGCTTTGGAATCTTTCTGGGATGGGAAGAGCAGTGCCGATGACTTGAAAAAGGTGGCAGCTGATCTAAGAGAATCCATCTGGAAGCAGATGGCTACTGCTGGAATCAAGTACATTCCCAGCAACACATTCTCTTACTATGATCAGGTGCTTGACACAACAGCGATGCTTGGAGCTGTTCCCCCCCGATATAATTGGACTGGTGGTGAGATCGGATTTGACACTTACTTCTCCATGGCCAGAGGAAATGCCTCTGTACCTGCTATGGAGATGACCAAGTGGTTTGACACCAACTA CCACTTCATTGTCCCCGAGTTGGGGCCTCATGTCAAGTTTTCTTACGCTTCTCACAAGGCAGTGGATGAGTACAAGGAAGCCAAGGGG CATGGAGTAGATACTGTTCCAGTACTTATTGGCCCCGTTTCCTACTTATTGCTCTCAAAACCTGCAAAGGGAGTAGAGAAATCATTTGATCTCCTCTCCCTCCTGGGCAAAATCCTTCCAATCTACCA GGAAGTTGTAGCGGAGTTGAAGGCAGCTGGTGCATCATGGATTCAGTTTGATGAGCCCACCCTTGTGAAGGATCTTGAATCTCACCAATTGCAAGCATTCACCACTGCCTACTCTCAGCTAGAATCATCCCTTTCTGGCCTGAATGTTCTCGTTGAAACTTACTTCGCCAATGTTCCTCCTGAGGCATTTAAAACCCTTACTACTCTGAAGGGTGTTACTGCCTTTGGTTTGGATTTGGTTCGTGGAACAAAAACTCTTGACTTGATCAAGGGTGGTTTGCCAGAGGGTAAATACCTGTTTGCTGGTGTGGTTGATGGAAGAAACATCTGGGCCAATGATTTCGCTACATCTCTTAGCATCTTGGAATCCCTTGAGGGCACTGTGGGGAAAG ATAAGCTTGTTGTCTCTACATCTTGCTCACTTCTCCACACCGCTGTTGATCTTGTTAATGAGACCAAGCTGGACGATGAACTCAAACCATGGCTAGCATTTGCCGCTCAAAAAGTTGTTGAAGTGAATGCCTTGGCGAAGGCATTGGCTGGTCAGAAGGATGAG GAATTCTTCTCTGCTAATTCTGCTGCTCAGGCTTCAAGGAAGTCCTCCCCAATGGTCACCAATGAAGCCGTTCAAAAAGTC ACTGCTGATTTGAAGAAGGGTCCTTACCCAAGCCGGCCTACAAATGTCAGTGCCAGACTGGATGCTCAACAGAAGAAGCTTAACCTGCCAGTCTTGCCTACCACCACTATTGGTTCTTTCCCCCAAACAATTGAACTCAGAAGACTGCGCCGTGAATATAAGGCTAAGAA GATCTACGAGGAAGATTACGTTAAGGCTATCAAGGAGGAAATCAGCAAAGTTGTCAAAATCCAGGAAGAGCTTGATATTGATGTCTTGGTTCACGGAGGGCCTGAG agaaatgatatggttgaGTACTTCGGAGAGCAATTGTCCGGTTTTGCCTTCACCGTTAATGGGTGGGTTCAATCATATGGATCTCGCTGCGTGAAGCCACCAATCATCTACGGTGATGTGAGCCGCCCCAATCCGATGACCGTCTTCTGGTCCAGTGCGGCTCAGAGCATGACTGCTCGCCCAATGAAGGGAATGCTCACGGGTCCACTGACCATTCTGAACTTGTCTTTTGTCCGAAATGACCAGCCCAG ATTTACAACCTGCTATCAGATTGCTTTGGCCATTAAGGATGAAGTAGAGGATCTTGAGAAAGCTGGCATCCATGTCGTCCAAATTGATGATCCCGGTTTGTGGGAGGGTTTGCCTTTTAGGAAGTTGGAGCAAACTGCCTACTTGCACTGGGCAGTTGACTGCTTCAGAATCACAAACTGCGGTGTCAAGGACACTACCCAG ATCCACACCCACATATGGTATTCCAACGTCAATGACATTATCCACTCCATCATCGACATGGATGCCGATGTCATCACCATCGAGAACCCCCGCTCTCACGAGAAGCTCCTCTCTGTTTTTCACGAGGGAGTGAAGTACGGTGCCGGAATCGGCCCCGGCGTCTTTGACATTCAGCGTCCGGGAATACCGTCAACCAAGGAGATTGCGGACAGAATCAACAAGATGCTGCTAGTGTTGGCGCCTAATAAGTTGTGGGTGAACCCAGGCTGTAGTCTCGAGACGCGCAAGCATACTGAAGTGAAGCCAGCCCTGCAGAACATGGTGGCTGCTGCCAAGCAGATCCGCACCCTGCTTGTCGATGCCAACGCCAATTCCGAATGGCGCAGGTTTATACGGTACACCAGACTGCCCCTGGCTTAA